A region of Lycium barbarum isolate Lr01 chromosome 1, ASM1917538v2, whole genome shotgun sequence DNA encodes the following proteins:
- the LOC132615970 gene encoding CENP-B homolog protein 2-like, whose amino-acid sequence MEKVVYEWFLQYQDPVNITGELILEKARDTMKLLYPQQDFEHNFSQGWLKKFKLRHGIKSFRRFGESGSIDIQDIETKLESIREKRDQFLMKDVFNIDETGLFYKLQADHSLATKQLEERKQDKERLTVVICCNEDGSEKIQFLKLFRIKRMIKTVTSFFKNAGRVRTSVYKMEV is encoded by the exons ATGGAGAAGGTTGTTTATGAGTGGTTTCTCCAATACCAAGACCCTGTGAATATAACTGGAGAGTTAATTTTGGAGAAGGCGAGAGATACAATGAAACTTTTATATCCTCAACAAGATTTTGAGCATAACTTTTCTCAAGGTTGGCTTAAGAAATTCAAGCTAAGACATGGTATCAAGTCATTTCGTCGTTTCGGAGAGAGTGGTTCGATTGATATACAAGACATAGAGACGAAATTGGAGTCCATAAGGGAAAAAAGAGACCAGTTCCTTATGAAAGATGTTTTTAATATAGATGAAACTGGTTTGTTTTACAAGTTACAAGCTGATCATTCTCTTGCTACGAAACAACTTGAAGAAAGAAAGCAGGACAAAGAAAGGCTCACGGTTGTTATTTGTTGCAATGAGGATGGATCTGAAAAAATTCAATTTCTCAAGTTGTTTCGTATCAAGAGAATGATCA aaacAGTTACTTCGTTTTTTAAGAATGCTGGTAGGGTCAGAACTTCTGTTTACAAAATG GAAGTATAA